A stretch of Thermoanaerobaculia bacterium DNA encodes these proteins:
- a CDS encoding ABC transporter ATP-binding protein: MDENARSAAERPAGSSEPKIRLVDLSKSFGANVVLDGLNLEIPEGESVVLVGPSGTGKSVLLKHIIGLIRPDAGQVIVDDTDIWTLSERDLNVFRRRFGMSFQEGALFDSMTVYENIAFPLRRQTEKTAGEIRDRVGECLELVHLEGVETKKPAELSGGMRRRVGFARAIALEPQILLFDEPTTGLDPIMTDVIDTTIVEMRERLRCTTVTITHSMTSAAKIGDRIAMIYGGRIVADDAPDRFMKSENPLVRQFVEGRAEGPMTQDTWKRDAGQKGVEA; encoded by the coding sequence CGCGCTCCGCCGCCGAACGCCCCGCCGGGTCCTCCGAGCCGAAGATCCGGCTCGTCGACCTCTCGAAGAGCTTTGGCGCCAACGTCGTCCTCGACGGGTTGAACCTCGAGATCCCGGAAGGGGAGTCGGTCGTCCTCGTGGGCCCCTCCGGCACGGGCAAGAGCGTGCTCTTGAAGCACATCATCGGCCTGATCCGGCCCGACGCCGGCCAGGTGATCGTCGACGACACCGACATCTGGACCCTCTCCGAGCGCGATCTCAACGTCTTCCGCCGCCGCTTCGGCATGTCGTTTCAGGAAGGCGCCCTCTTCGACTCGATGACCGTCTACGAGAACATCGCGTTTCCGCTGCGCCGCCAGACGGAGAAGACGGCCGGGGAGATCCGCGACCGCGTCGGGGAGTGCCTCGAGCTCGTGCATCTGGAGGGGGTCGAGACGAAGAAGCCCGCGGAGCTCTCGGGCGGGATGCGCCGCCGCGTCGGTTTCGCGCGCGCGATCGCGCTGGAGCCGCAGATCCTGCTCTTCGACGAACCGACGACCGGGCTCGATCCGATCATGACCGACGTGATCGACACGACGATCGTCGAGATGCGCGAGCGGCTTCGCTGCACGACCGTCACGATCACGCACAGCATGACGAGCGCGGCCAAGATCGGCGACCGGATCGCGATGATCTACGGCGGCCGGATCGTCGCCGACGACGCGCCCGACCGATTCATGAAATCGGAGAACCCGCTGGTGCGACAATTCGTCGAAGGGCGGGCGGAGGGACCCATGACGCAGGACACCTGGAAGAGAGACGCGGGGCAGAAAGGGGTGGAGGCATGA